The Streptococcus downei MFe28 DNA window GCTCCAGAAGATTTCACCATTACCATCCGTGAATTAGTTCCTAAGACAGGGGCTGGCTTCATCGTTGCCCTGACTGGCAATGTCATGACCATGCCTGGCCTGCCCAAGCAACCAGCTGCTCTCAAGATGGATGTTGCTGAAGACGGTACGGCTCTTGGATTGTTCTAATCTTCAAAAATGCGTTATACTACATCATCACTTAAAAAGCCAACTTTGATTGGCTTTTTATAATGCTATGAAATTATGCCTGAGTATCTTCTGTTCTGGTTTATCCCACGCAGCTATGCAGGAAAGAAGTCTAATATCCAATGAGCACACTTTGCTGACTTTAGCCTAGTTATCCAAGCACTGTTTATGCTCTTTCGGCTCGGCGATACTGAATAAAGTTGGTCGATTTCACTAACATTGTGAAGGTAGTAAGGGAGCTAGGGAGTGAGACAATCGTGATTTCGTCAAATCGATTTTACTCACTCTCTTATTTTTTAGATTCGATAAGAAATAGTCTATTCCCAGACTATTTCTTTCTCACCCCCGCATAGTTGATTAGGATGACCGCTATCACTGGTTTAACAAGGGAGATAAGGACCTTACCGCCGTTTCACTGGCATGTGAGTGACTAAACACTGAAGTATCAAGTCACTCATTACAAATCGACCACTGGGTCAAAGTGGTTGATGTTGAAAAAGTAATGAAGTGAGGACTTTTGTCCCAGCCTCGTTAGAGCACTGCCACTTTAGTGGTTGCGGTCTTTGCTCCATCCTGTTTTTGATTTTCATCGAGTATAATACCGAAATGGGAAAATGAAATTCCCGACAAGATTGATGAATGGGCAACACCTAAAAAGCTATTGATACAGGTAGAGGAGTGCTAGTTATCATTATCCATTGGCCAGAGAAGTGGCTTCATAGCAATTAATTGACGCAACTATTGATCCTTTGATACAATTGGAACATCAATAAAAAGGGGATTCTTATGGAACTATATGATATTATTGTTATCGGTTTTGGCAAGGCTGGAAAAACTTTCGCAGCAAAATCTGCAGCGCAGGGTAAAAAGGTGGCCATGATTGAGAAAGATGCTAATATGTACGGTGGAACTTGTATAAATGTTGGCTGTATTCCTACAAAAGTCTTGATACATTCAGCCGAAACTGGTCATAACTTTTCAGAAGCAATGGCCGAGCGTAAAAAAGTAACGGAGCGCCTGCGTGCTAAAAACTTTGCTATGCTAGACAAGGCTCCAACGGCTGATGTATACAATGCTACTGCCAGATTTGTTTCCAATAAAGTAGTTGAAATTACTTCGAACGGTGAGAGCAAACAGTTATCAGCCCAAGTTATTATCATCAATACTGGTGCAGTTTCAAATAGATTGCCAATCCTTGGATTGAAAGACAGCAAGCATGTCTACGATAGCACAGAGATTCAAAATTTGGAGCAACAGCCAAAACGTCTGGGCATTATTGGCGGTGGTAATATTGGTTTAGAATTTGCTAGTCTCTACGCAAAACTCGGTTCAGAGGTGACTGTCTTTGATCCTATGTCTCGGATTTTTGTACGTGAAGAAGAGGAAATCTCCTTACTTGCCAAAGAATACATGGAAGAAGCAGGGGTGGCTTTTGAGCTTAACTCTAATATCTCTCGAATATCTAATAAGGATGACTCTGTTATTATCACCACACAGAATGGCGATTATTCGTTTGATGCAGTACTTCATGCGACTGGACGGCGAGCAAATACAGATAGTCTTGGTCTTGAAAATACTGACATTGCACTTACTGACCGCGGTGCTATAAAGGTAGATGATTTTTGTCAAACCAGCGTTGAAAATATCTTTGCCGTTGGTGATGTTAATGGCGGTCTTCAATTTACCTATGTCTCATTAGATGACTTCCGTATTGTCTGGAATTACCTTAATGGCGATCGATCTTATTCTGCAGCTAATCGCCACCATGTTCCAAACACGACATTTATCAATCCGCCGCTGGCGCGTGTAGGAATTGATGAAGCAACTGCCAAGAAACAGGGTCTCAATTACAAGGCCAATAGCCTACCGGTTGCTGGTATGCCAAGAGGACATGTCAATGGAGACTTACGCGGTATTTTTAAGGTGGTTATTGATGTAGACAGTCAGCAGATTTTAGGGGCAACTCTCTTTGGTCAAGAGGCGCATGAACTGATTAATCTCATTACTTTGGCTATGGATAATGGTATTCCTTATACTTACTTTCAACAGCAAATTTTTACACATCCGACCATGGCTGAGAATCTTAATGATGTTTTTAATTTTTAAAAAAGATGAGTTTGAAACAAAGCTAGTTTCAGCTCAAAAAATAGAGGTTCACTTTTGGGTGAGTCTCTATTTTTAGTTTTGAGCCATTTTTTTATTGAGGGAAAAAATATTTTTCTCCGTCTTTTTTTGTCTCGATTCTATGTTATAATTAGGAGCATATATTTAACCTGAGAGGGGAGATTATCATAGACGAAGAAGGAAAAACAACTAGACTCCTTAAAAGAGGGCGTCGAAGCTTACTGAGAGGGATTTTTAGCCGGACGACTGTTATTGTTTTGCTTTTAATTTTGCAAATTTATGTAATTGCAGCCGGTTACATTTGGTTCCAACAATACCAAATTCATATTCAAGTGGCTGGCTTAATTATCGCCAGTGCTTCGGTCCTCTATTTGATTAACAGTGACATGGATAGTACGGCCAAGTTGACTTGGATGTTGGTAGTCTTGCCCATGCCTATCCTGGGTGGACTTTTCTTGCTCTACACCAAGATTGACTGGGGCTACAATGGCATGAAGCGGCAAATTATGGGCAATGTCGAAAAAACGTCACCTTTACTCCATCAAAATGATTCGGTCTTAGCAGAATTGAAGACTTCCCACAGCACAGCCTTTAATTTGGCCAAGTACCTCAGCTTTGGCGATAATCATTTTCCGGTCTATAAGAATAGTCAGGTTACCTATTTTCCATCTGGCGAAGCCAAGTTTGCCGAGCTTAAAAAGCAATTGCGTCAGGCCAAACACTATATTTTTATGGAATACTTCATCATTGATGAAGGCATGATGTGGGGAGAAATTCTCTCTATCTTGGAAGAAAAGGTAGCAGAAGGGCTTGAGGTTCGGGTCATGTATGATGGTATGATTGAGATGACAACCTTGAGTTTTGATTACAGCAAACGGCTGGAAAGATTGGGGATTAAGTCCAAGGCTTTCGCACCTCTGTCCCCCTTCCTATCAACCTATTATAACTATCGGGACCACCGTAAGATTGTGGTCATTGATGGTGAGGTGGCCTTTACTGGTGGTGTTAATCTGGCGGATGAATACATCAACGAGATTGAACGCTTTGGTCATTGGAAGGATACGGCCATCATGGTGCGTGGCCGGGCGGTCGATACCTTCTTGATTCTCTTCATGCAAATGTGGGGGACTATTAAGGATGAGCACAAGGAAGTTCAAGCCTACCTGAGTCACCATGAAAACAAATTGACAACTGACGGCTTTGTTATTCCTTACGGGGATTCTCCCTTGGATAATGAAAAGGTCGGAGAGAACGTCTACATTGATATTCTTAATCACGCCCGTGATTATGTCCATATCATGACCCCTTATTTGATTTTGGATAGTGAAATGGAGCACGCTCTCAGGTTTGCGGCTGAGCGGGGCGTGGATGTGAGAATCATTATGCCAGGAATTCCTGATAAGCAAGTTCCTTACTTCTTGGCCAAGACCTATTACAGACCTCTCTTGGCATCTGGTGTCAAGATTTACGAATACAGTCCTGGCTTTGTTCATGCCAAGGTCTTTGTGGCTGATGATAGTCGGGCCGTTGTCGGTACTATCAATTTGGATTATCGCAGTCTTTATCACCATTTTGAATGTGCCACTTATCTCTATCATTCTTCGGAAATTCCTAAGATTGAGCGGGATTTCCAGGCGACCCTTGAAGAATGCCGTCAGGTTACTCCAGAAACCCTCAAGAAATTGCCTTTCTCAGAAAAAGCAATTGGAGCAGTAGTAAAGGCCGTCGCTCCTTTGCTTTAAATCTGATTATATGTTAGAATGATTGCATGCGATGAGTCGATTTGGTCTTTAAGACCATTTTCGCTGGGAGGTCATTAACGCAGGAGCGGACCTTGATAGTCTGTGTGAACCTTTCTATCACACTTTATAAGTGCCCTTGAGCCTAGGTGGAAACCTAGGCTTTTTAACATAGCTTCAAGAAAATTTTCTTCGTAAAAAAGAGGTTGGGACAAAACTATCCCTAAGCCAACGAAAAAGCAACGGTTTTGATGCCGTTGCTTTTTGCTTGACATAGGTAGTCTTGATAAAATATCGTTGACAAAAAAATAATAGAAAGGCTACCTCATGTACAGTCACTATAACACAAATCAAACGACTCTGCCACTAGAATTAAGCGCATTCTTACCCCACAACCATCTCGTTTTTACGATTGAAAAGGTGGTCAATAAACTAGATGATAATGCCCTTCTAAACTTTTATCATGAGGTTGGGCGGCCTTCTTACCCTCCCCAATTACTCCTAGCAGCCCTTTTATTTGCTTATTCTCAAGGGATCTTTTCCGGACGAAAGATAGAAAAAATGATGGTGGAAAATCTTGCCATGCAATACTTAACAGGTCAGCTGGTGATTTCTTATCGGACAATCAATCGTTTTCGTGTGGCTCCTGGGATGGAGGAGCTGATTCGTAATCTCTTTATTGACCTCAACCTTCAGTTGAAAATGGAGGAATTAGTGTCCTTAGAGTGTTTGTTTATTGACGGGACTAAGATTGAGGCTAACGCTAACAAGTACAGTTTTGTTTGGCGGAAGGCTGTTGATAAATTTTCTGCCAAACTTCAAGCGACTCTAAAAACCTATTTTCAAGAGGAAATTAATCCTTTGATTCAAGAGGCCATTGTCTTTCTTAGATGACCAAGAGCCTGTAACTTCTGAACAATTGACAGAGTTTTCTCAAATCCTTGAGGAAGAATTGAAATCAGTTAACCAAGCCATCGAAGAAAATCCTGTCAAAGGAAAGGATGAGCGTCAAACAAAGCGTCGGAAACTCAAGAAAGTCCTTCGAAAGGTAAGGGATGATTTTTCAGCCCGTGCACAAAAGTATGAGACCTATCAAGCCACTTTCACTGGTCGCAATAGTTTTTCAAAGACAGATACAGACGCCACTTTTATGCGGATGAAAGACGACCACATGAGAAATGGTCAACTGAAGGCTGGCTACAATCTCCAAATCGCTACTGAGAATCAATTTGTTCTCCACTATGATAGCTTCCTAAATCCGACAGACACCAAGACCCTCTTACCATTTTTAGACTCCTATCCCCATGACGCCAAGACTATTGTCGCAGGTGCTGGTTATGGTAGTGAAGAGAACCTACTAACTCTTGACCAAGAGGAAATTAATCACTTGATTAAGTATGGCAGGTTTGATAAGGAACAAAAGAGGACCTACAGAAAGTCTGACAAGAATCTAGCCAATTGGCACTATAATGAAAAAGAGGATAGCTACACCCATCCAAAGGGTTGGAAATAGGTGTTTCATCATCTCAAACACCAGAAAACGCAAACAGGTTTTGAACAAGAGATTAAGGTCTACCAGGCTGAGGAGCCTGAATTAGCTCCTCAAAAGGGGCTTTACATCAATGAACGGTACCAATACTTAAAGCAAAAAGAAGCTCAAGCGCTTTTATCTCCTGAGGGCAGTCAAGTTTTCGCACAACGCAAGGTTGATGTGGAGCCTGTCTTTGGGCAGATAAAGGCTTGTTTGGGTTACAAAAGGTGTAATCTGCGGGGGAAACGGCAGGTCAAGATTGACATGGGATTGGCCCTTATGGCCAATAATCTCATCAAATATAACAGGAGAAGCAACCGAACCTAAAAAATAGAGGGTCACCAACAAGCGATCCTCTGTTTTTATGGGGGCAAATGGGTTTTGTCCCAAGCTCTAGTTTTATTGTTTGACAACGATTTATAGATATTGATGAGGACGGTCAGACATACTGTTATTCATCTCTTGATTTAAAGTTTTTCGTAAAAATAAAAAGGGATTCCAATTATCTGGTCATTGAAACGCTTAAAATTCTTTGTCTGCCCCATCCATTCAGGAAGTAGAGCGAAACCACTCCCTTGCTCGACTAAGTTCATAATATTTTTAAAAGAGTCCAGTTCGATAATTTGTTTTGAGCTTGGATAGTCAATCAAAGATTTTTTCCTAAATGGACAGGACTTATCCTTACTGACAATCAGGGGTAATTCCTCTTGAGATCCTGGTTCTTCCAAGGATAGATAGGAGGCTACAATTTTATTTGATTGAACTCTATAATTTGTTAAATTAGTTAGGGCTTGATAGCAGAAAATTTTATCAAATTCTTTTTCTCGCAGTCTAGTAAAAATATCGGAACTCTTGCAAATATCAATATCATCATTGCCTATGTCCACTCTTTTTTTATAGTGAATATCCCAGTCCAGTAGAAGCTCTGAAATCAGCACAGATTTTTTGGTTGGATGCATATTGGCTTGAAGAGCCTTCAAATTCGTGAGTGTTGCTGTAGCAAATCGATAAAATTCTCGACCATTTACTGTTGGCACGACACCGGTATACTTTCTTGAAAAAAGTTGTACGCCCATTTCCCTCTCGATAGCTTGTAGTCTGGCACTGATATTGGATTGCGCATATCCCAAGGCTTTAGCGCTTTGATTTAAAGAACCAGTCTCATAAATATTGATAAATATACTTAAGTCATTAAGATTCATGCGCCACCTCTTATCACTTTTTTTGATAAGTATATCATAAATTGGTACTATGCAAAATTCTTTCCAGAGGTTACTATGGGGATATCAAATTTTTAGGAGGACAACTGATGCAAGCGATGCAATATCACATCACTCTGCCATCTGATTATGATATGGTGATTATCAGGCAAAGGGTGGGTCAAACCGGCCATCTAATGGATGGCTTTCCCGGCCTGCTCTTTAAAGCTTTTTTAATCGGCGAAAAGGCACAAGGTGAGCAGCACAATAGTTACTGTCCCCTCTATGTCTGGCAAGATGATAAGGGGATGACTGATTTTATCTTTAATGGCTATTTCGACAATATCCTAAGAGACTTTGGTTGGCGACCTATCGAAATTGGTGTAACCGCCTCAGTCGTTTTAAAAGAAAATTTTGAAGCCAGCAAATTTGTAACTTTAGAAGTTATTGACATAGCGTCCACAGAAAGTTTAGAGTCTTTTCCCCTTCATGAAAAAATCCAAGAAGAGGAGTTAGGAAAAGTCATTAGTTACAATCCCGATAAGTGGAAAAAGAACATTTTCACTTTCTATGCTGACAAACCTCAGAAACAAGAAAATATACAACTATTTGAAATCTTACATATTTCAAGATGAAGATATTAAACTCGTAATAGATAAAGGAAAAATGATGATTCATTTCTTATGTATGCCATTCCGTAATGTGTAAAATAAAAATAGGATTTTGATTGGAAATCCGAATTCTCGAGAAAGGGATCATCAAGCTGCTAGGGTATTCTTAAATGTTAAAACTTTTCATTTCACCTTTTCATTCCTCTATAAAAAGTGTATAATGAAGCTATTATAAATTTTTAGAAAATTTTGACGAACAGTTTTGTAAGGAAGGTCTAAGCTATGGGATACACAGTCGCTGTTGTTGGTGCCACTGGTGCCGTCGGAACTCGCATGATTCAACAATTGGAGCAGTCCAATCTGCCAATTGACAAGGTTCGCCTCTTGTCATCCAGTCGCTCAGCTGGCAAGGTCCTCCAATACAAGGGTCAAGATGTAACCGTTGAATTGACAACTGAGGATTCTTTTACTGGTGTTGACATTGCCCTCTTTTCTGCAGGGGGGTCTGTGTCCGCCAAGTTTGCGCCTTATGCCGTTAAGGCAGGAGCAGTTGTGGTGGACAATACCTCTTACTTCCGGCAAAATCCTGACGTTCCTTTGGTTGTTCCCGAAGTAAATGCTCATGCTTTGGAAGCCCATAATGGGATTGTCTCTTGCCCTAACTGTTCAACCATTCAGATGATGGTGGCTCTGGAGCCTATTCGGCAAAAATGGGGCCTAGAACGGATTATCGTTTCGACCTATCAGGCGGTTTCTGGTGCTGGTCAATCTGCCATTAATGAAACCCAGCGTGAACTTAAGGAAGTCCTTAATGATGGTAAGGACCCTAAAGATGTTCAGGCAGATATTTTGCCAGCAGGTGGTGATAAGAAGCACTTCCCAATTGCCTTTAACGCCCTAGCGCAAATTGATGTCTTCACCGATAACGACTACACCTATGAAGAAATGAAGATGACCAATGAGACCAAGAAAATTATGGAAGATGATAGCATCGCTGTTTCAGCGACCTGCGTTCGGATTCCTGTCCTCTTAGCCCACTCAGAGTCTGTTTACATTGAAACCAAAGAAGTGGCTCCAGTTGATGAGGTCAAGGTAGCTATTGCCAATTTCCCAGGTGCTGTCCTAGAAGATGATGTTGTCCATCAAGTTTATCCCCAAGCTGTCAATGCTGTCGGTAAACGGGAAACCTTTGTCGGTCGAATTCGTAAGGACTTGGATGCGCCTAAGGGTCTTCATATGTGGGTGGTTTCTGACAACCTCCTCAAGGGTGCTGCTTGGAACTCTGTTCAAATCGCAGAAACCCTCCATGAAAAAGGGCTTGTTCGATCTACAAAAGAATTAAAATTTGAATTGAAATAAGTGATTACGACGAGGAGAGAGCGGGACAAAAATTGCGATTTCCCAGAAATCGATTTTGTCGTCCCGCCTCCGCACAGTTGATTAGGATGGCCGCTATCACTTGCCTAGCAAGGGATAAGGACTTCCAATCAACCACTGCGTCAATGTGTCCAATGTTGAAAAAGTAACGAGGCTAGGACTTTTTGTCCCAACCTTCTTTTTGTCGAGAAGATTGGGAGGCTAGTGATGACCCTCATTGAGGAGTTTATCTAGTCTTGCACAGGACTGGTATTAGGCACTTGGGATGGCGTGATGATGTCAGTTCTTGCTACAATGATTTTAGGAGGTTAATATGACTGCACAAGATTCTATCCAACAACTGCGTCAGGCCAAATTGATTACGGCTATGATTACACCCTTTAAGCCAGATGGTTCTATCAATTTTGATGCTCTGCCTGATTTGGTGGAACATCTCTTAAGCAACCACACCCAAGGTTTGCTTCTGGCTGGTACAACGGCCGAAAGTCCAACCTTGACCCATGATGAGGAATTGGAGCTATTTAAGGCTGTTCAAGAGATTGTTAAGGGGCGTGTTCCCTTGATTGCTGGTGTGGGTACCAATGACACTCGAGATTCTGTTGATTTTGCCAAAGAAGTGGTCGCCTTTGGTGGCTTCGTAGCTGGCTTAGCCATTGTTCCTTATTACAATAAACCATCTCAAGAAGGCATGTATCAGCATTTCAAAGCTATCGCCGATGCTAGTGACTTGCCAATTATTATCTATAACATCCCAGGACGGGTTGTAGTAGAGATGGCACCAGATACCATGCTCCGCTTGGCAGAGCACCCTAATATCATCGGGGTTAAGGAATGCACCAGTCTGGATAATATGGCCTATCTGATTGAGCATAAACCAGATGATTTCTTAGTTTATACTGGTGAAGACGGTGAGGCCTTCCATGCCATGAATATTGGGGCTGACGGTGTTATTTCTGTGGCCAGTCATTCCAATGGCCAAGAAATGCACCAGATGTTACAGGCTATTGCGGACAATGATATTAAAAAGGCTGCCAGTATCCAGCGTAAGTTTATTCCTAAGGTCAATGCCCTCTTCTCAGTTCCTAGTCCAGCGCCTGTCAAGGCTGTTCTCAACCATCTGGGCTTTGAAGTTGGACCTTTGCGACTGCCATTGGTAGCCTGCACGCCTGAAGAAGAAAAACGTATTATCAAAGTCGTCCTAGAGGAAGATATTGAAGCTACCCGTCAGACCGTAACAGGTGTTGTCCGACCAGATTATTAGAGTCTAGCAGGCACTTGGCTTGACAAATCCCTTTGTGGCCAGCATAATGAAAGAAGAAAAGATAAAGCAAAGGATTTAGGCCCAGCTATCAGAAGGAAAAAGTCAAGCTGTTAGATGTTCAGTTTTTCAAAAGTCCTAGGTGGGCCTAGCTATCCTAATAGAAAAGAGGCGATTACATGCAAATTACCAAACGTAGTGGTCAGGTTGTTGAATTTGATCCAGATAAAATTTATCAGGCTATCCTCAAGGCAGCACAGTCTGTCTATGTTCTGGATGACAAGCTTCGTCAAGAATTGGCAGAAGTGACAAAGAAGGTTGTTATTGACCTGGAAGAGGCCCATGCCGACCGACCAACCATTTCTATGGTTCAATCTCAGGTTGAAAATCGTCTCATGGATGCTGGTTACATCAACATTGCTGAGCACTATATTTCCTATCGCCTGCAAAGAGATTTGGAACGTAATGGTTATGGTGATCAAATTGCTGTCCACCTGCGTTTTGAAAAATTAAAATAAGGACAAAGAGCCGTTAAAGGAAGAGGATTTGTCTTCCTTTAACGGCTCTTTTTTACTGCTTAATTTTTTCCAGATTTTCAAAAACTCGCTTAACTTTATTGATTTCTCTGGCCAAGGACTGATCGTTAGCCAGGTGGAGATAGGCGGATTCCTCTTGGTCTATTCGACAGGCTGTATCTAAGAGGGATAGCCCCCTTTCTCTAAAAGGTCCCAATTTGACTTGACTTGGTAGTTGAATACTAAGATTCTTGGGGCTGACTTGATAACTAAGTTTGTCGGGGAGCTTGTGACAAAGCTCTTTAGCACTTTCTTGACGTTGGTCGAAGAAGTGCTGGAGTTGGCTCAGATTCTTCTTGAACATACCGTTATCTAAATACAAGGAGAGGGCTTGTTGCATGATCAGACTAGTATCGTAATCCATCAATTTCTTGTAGGCCAAAAAGTCAGCTACTAAATCCTGAGGAAGTAGCGAAAGACCCAATCTAAGGGCTGGAAAGAGGGTAGTTGAAAACGATTTGAGATAAATGACCCGCTCGTGAGTGTCGTAGTAGTGGAGGGGGAGGTTGTCCGATCTAGCAAAATCTCCCATATAGTCATCCTCGATGATGTAGACGTCATAACGCTGGGCTAAATCAACAAGAGCCTCTTTTTCCTGAGGACTATAGGATAGACCCAGAGGATTGGAGAGGCGAGGAATGGTATAAAAGAATTTAATAGCTTCCTGCCTGAAGAGCTTTTCTAACTGGTCCAAGTCAAGGCCAGAAAAGCCTCTCTCAATGCTTAAATAGGGGAGCTGTTGTTGGCGAACCAAGTTATTCATCCGGTGATAAGTGGGCTGTTCCAGCAAAATCTTTGTTTTTTGATTAGGGAAGCTCATCTGTGAGAGAATATAGAGGGCTTGTTGGGTTCCCGATGTGACCACCAGATTCTCCACCTTAGTATAGATATCCTGGTCAAAGAGGTGGGCCTGCAAGGAGTTGAGTAGCTGTTTCAATCCTTCTTGTTGCTGATAGTAGTTGAAGAGGAAGTTTTCTCTTCCGACTAGGGTCTCTGATAGGCAGGTTTTAAAGTCCTGGTAGGCTAACTTATTATAGGACTCTGGGTTAATGACAAGGGATTCCTCTTCTTGTTCTTGGCCTTCTAAAACATAGTAGCCACTCTTGGGGACAGGGTAAACCAGTTTTTTGTACTTGAGTTCAAGGAGGGCACGCTGGGCGGTATCCTTGCTACACTTATAGTCCTGGCTCAGCTGGCGAACAGACGGTAGTTTCTCTCCTTTTTTGAGCTGTCCCTTTTGGATGGCTTGAGTGAGACTCTGAGTAATCATTTGAAATTTACTTGGCATAATCTGTCCCCGTACAGTTTTGTGATGACTCTATTGTATCTTATTTTAAGCAGGTTTACAATGGTAGCCATAAGGGAAATCACGAGAATGTGGTTTTTCCAAATAAGTGAGGTGGTTTTCATGTCAACTAAAAGAATAACACTAGCGGCTCTCTTTATGGCTCTGGTCATTATCTTGAGCTCGTCATATTTATCAGTACCAGTTCCTGGTGGGCATTTTTATATCAATGGGATTGTCATCTGTCTAGTTGGTCTGCTTTTTCCACCAACTGAGAGTGTCATCGTTGCTGGGATTGGTTCTTTCATCGGCGATTTTCTCTTTTATCCAGCACCTATGTTTGTGACCTTGATTAGCCATAGTATACAAGTCTTGGTCATCAGCCTCTTGGTCAAACAGGCCTACGAAAAGCTCTCAAAGACCAGATTTTTTACAGCCCTGATTGTGGGTGGACTTCTTAATCTGCTCGGTTACTTTTTGGGGCGGTCCTTCCTCTATGCCAATCTGCTAACGGCTTTGATGAAATTGCCCTTTGATGGCTTTGCCTTGGTCATTTCTATCTTAGTCGTTTACCTCCTTTACTACCATACCAGATTTGTTAGCATGTTTAAGCAGGCTTGGGGAAATCGATAGGTGGGAGAGTCTACTTAGTTCCAAAATCTTATTTGCCTTGTCCCAATTGTAGTAAGGCAAGTGGAAATTTTAGGAGATGGCATGGATCCAGAAGAAGTGATTATTTAAAGGGTCACTTCTTTTTTTAATCTGATTTTAAAGTTACTAGTCGGGCTTTTTTGGGGTATTCCATGCTATAATGGTAGTAATATTTGAAATTAGTTGAGGAGTGTCATGGCAAGTATTCAATGGTTTCCTGGTCATATGTCGAAGGCCAGGCGACAGGTTCAGGAAAATCTTAAATTCGTGGATTTTGTGACAGTTTTGGTTGATGCCCGTCTACCCTTATCCAGTCAGAATCCTATGTTGACCAAGATTGTTGGCGATAAACCCAAGCTACTAATTCTAAACAAGGCCGATTTGGCCGATCCCCTTTTGATTAAGGACTGGCAGGCATATTTTGAAAAGCAGGGAATCAAGACCCTGCTTATCAATGCCAAGGAGCAGTCAACGGTTAAGAAATTGACCGATGCAGCCAAGAACCTGATGTCAGACAAGTTGGAGCGTCTCAGGGAGAAAGGCATTCAAAAAGAAGGCCTACGGACGATGATTATTGGGATTCCCAATGCTGGCAAGTCAACCTTGATGAACCGTCTAGCTGGTAAAAAAATCGCTGTGGTCGGCAATAAGCCAGGGGTGACCAAGGGACAGCAATGGCTCAAGTCCAATAAGGATTTGGAAATCCTGGATACGCCAGGAATTCTTTGGCCTAAGTTTGAGGACCAAGAGGTGGGCCTGAAATTAGCCCTGACGGGGGCCATCAAAGATAATCTATTACCTATGGATGAGGTCACCATCTTTGGTCTCAACTATTTTAAGGAAAATTATCCCCAGCGATTAATGGAGCGCTTCAAGGGAATTAACTTGGAAGAGGAGGCGCCAGAAATCATCATGGACTTAACTCAAAAATTGGGCTTTCGCGATGATTATGACCGCTTTTACAATCTCTTTGTCAAGGACGTCCGAGATGGCAAACTGGGTCGCTACACCCTAGATAAGGTCAGTGATTTAGATGGCAACCATTAAGGAAATTAAGGAGCAACTAGCCGATGTGACTGAGCTAGCCAGCCCTGTCTTTGCCCAATTGGCTAGTGATGGACGGGCCGGTGTCCAGGCAGCAATCAAAAAACGTCAGCGAGAAATTCAGGCGGAACTGGCGGAGGACCAACGTTTGGAAGCCATGTTAGCCTATGAAAAGGCCCTCTATGCTGATGGACTTGAGCTAATCGCTGGAATTGATGAGGTGGGGCGTGGCCCCTTGGCTGGTCCT harbors:
- a CDS encoding PLP-dependent aminotransferase family protein; this encodes MPSKFQMITQSLTQAIQKGQLKKGEKLPSVRQLSQDYKCSKDTAQRALLELKYKKLVYPVPKSGYYVLEGQEQEEESLVINPESYNKLAYQDFKTCLSETLVGRENFLFNYYQQQEGLKQLLNSLQAHLFDQDIYTKVENLVVTSGTQQALYILSQMSFPNQKTKILLEQPTYHRMNNLVRQQQLPYLSIERGFSGLDLDQLEKLFRQEAIKFFYTIPRLSNPLGLSYSPQEKEALVDLAQRYDVYIIEDDYMGDFARSDNLPLHYYDTHERVIYLKSFSTTLFPALRLGLSLLPQDLVADFLAYKKLMDYDTSLIMQQALSLYLDNGMFKKNLSQLQHFFDQRQESAKELCHKLPDKLSYQVSPKNLSIQLPSQVKLGPFRERGLSLLDTACRIDQEESAYLHLANDQSLAREINKVKRVFENLEKIKQ
- a CDS encoding ATP cone domain-containing protein yields the protein MQITKRSGQVVEFDPDKIYQAILKAAQSVYVLDDKLRQELAEVTKKVVIDLEEAHADRPTISMVQSQVENRLMDAGYINIAEHYISYRLQRDLERNGYGDQIAVHLRFEKLK
- a CDS encoding ECF transporter S component: MSTKRITLAALFMALVIILSSSYLSVPVPGGHFYINGIVICLVGLLFPPTESVIVAGIGSFIGDFLFYPAPMFVTLISHSIQVLVISLLVKQAYEKLSKTRFFTALIVGGLLNLLGYFLGRSFLYANLLTALMKLPFDGFALVISILVVYLLYYHTRFVSMFKQAWGNR
- the ylqF gene encoding ribosome biogenesis GTPase YlqF, with product MASIQWFPGHMSKARRQVQENLKFVDFVTVLVDARLPLSSQNPMLTKIVGDKPKLLILNKADLADPLLIKDWQAYFEKQGIKTLLINAKEQSTVKKLTDAAKNLMSDKLERLREKGIQKEGLRTMIIGIPNAGKSTLMNRLAGKKIAVVGNKPGVTKGQQWLKSNKDLEILDTPGILWPKFEDQEVGLKLALTGAIKDNLLPMDEVTIFGLNYFKENYPQRLMERFKGINLEEEAPEIIMDLTQKLGFRDDYDRFYNLFVKDVRDGKLGRYTLDKVSDLDGNH